Proteins found in one Bacillus subtilis subsp. subtilis str. 168 genomic segment:
- the yfiU gene encoding putative efflux transporter (Evidence 3: Putative function from multiple computational evidences; PubMedId: 15849754, 16850406; Product type t: transporter) yields MSEALTEQKSQKWAISLFTIGVFMAALDNGIISAALTTINESFSVSPSWGSWGITLYTLGLSVSVPIVGKLSDRYGRKKLFLIEVCLFGLGSLLVALSQSFPLFLISRLIQALGGGGIFIIGSSHILATLPKEKQGKALGLLGAMNGMAAVLGPNIGSFLLDWTGSWHWLFLINLPIAVLLVVFGACFIAETKAPEAKRLDAAGIFLLSLSILAVMYGMTNLDGANLLHSLGNPEVYGCIIFGILCFAALISYEKRVEMRGGDPILAYSLLRNHMFQRTLIIGLLSGGLLAAVIFIPSYVEQYLGVPAAKAGYWMTPLALASGIGAWLGGALTDKKGPVKTVILSGIISCAGFALFPLWVTEKWEFVIASVAAGIGFGFLLGAPLNVLVSEAAKTNKGTALGTLSLVRQIGLTLAPTLYAGFITAGFDQIGDEINSRLSDSGYSEKAMQMIPEIDSSEVSSLQEQIERIPVPEVKTAISDAIHASVASGYDHLYAAAAVVSLLVIAAISIPAFRRQKR; encoded by the coding sequence ATGTCTGAAGCATTAACAGAGCAGAAAAGCCAAAAGTGGGCAATCAGCCTGTTTACGATTGGCGTGTTTATGGCTGCTTTAGATAACGGAATTATTTCGGCTGCTTTAACAACGATAAACGAGTCGTTTTCCGTTTCCCCTTCCTGGGGATCATGGGGCATTACCCTTTATACGCTCGGTCTTAGCGTCAGTGTGCCAATCGTCGGAAAACTTTCCGACCGCTACGGCAGAAAAAAACTCTTTCTCATTGAGGTTTGCCTGTTCGGACTTGGTTCTTTGCTTGTTGCTTTGAGCCAAAGCTTCCCGCTCTTTCTGATATCGCGGCTGATTCAGGCGCTTGGAGGCGGCGGGATTTTCATCATCGGCAGCTCTCACATTCTCGCGACCCTTCCAAAGGAAAAACAGGGGAAGGCGCTTGGGCTGCTTGGCGCAATGAACGGGATGGCCGCTGTGCTCGGGCCAAATATCGGAAGCTTTCTGCTTGATTGGACCGGGTCTTGGCATTGGCTATTTTTGATTAATTTGCCGATTGCCGTGCTATTGGTTGTTTTCGGCGCATGTTTTATCGCGGAAACAAAAGCACCTGAGGCTAAGCGCCTCGATGCGGCCGGAATCTTCCTTTTGTCCCTGTCGATTTTAGCTGTGATGTACGGCATGACCAATCTTGACGGGGCAAATCTCTTACACAGCTTGGGGAATCCGGAGGTTTATGGATGTATTATTTTTGGCATACTCTGTTTTGCAGCGCTTATCTCGTATGAAAAGAGAGTTGAAATGCGAGGAGGCGATCCCATTTTGGCGTATTCTCTGCTGCGAAACCATATGTTTCAGCGCACGCTTATCATCGGTTTGTTATCCGGGGGGCTCTTGGCGGCAGTCATTTTTATCCCGTCATATGTCGAACAGTATTTGGGTGTCCCTGCCGCAAAAGCAGGCTATTGGATGACACCGCTTGCGTTGGCTTCCGGAATCGGCGCTTGGCTTGGCGGAGCACTTACCGACAAAAAAGGTCCTGTAAAAACCGTTATTCTTTCGGGAATCATCTCATGTGCGGGGTTTGCTTTATTTCCGCTCTGGGTCACGGAAAAATGGGAGTTTGTGATCGCAAGTGTGGCAGCTGGGATCGGTTTTGGCTTTCTGTTAGGCGCTCCGCTGAACGTCCTTGTATCAGAAGCGGCAAAAACAAATAAGGGTACAGCTCTTGGCACGCTTTCATTAGTAAGGCAAATTGGACTGACCTTGGCGCCTACTCTTTATGCAGGTTTTATCACAGCCGGGTTTGACCAAATAGGTGATGAGATCAACAGCCGCTTATCGGACAGCGGATATTCAGAAAAGGCGATGCAGATGATTCCGGAGATCGACAGTTCTGAAGTTTCTTCTTTACAAGAACAAATCGAACGCATTCCCGTTCCTGAAGTCAAAACCGCGATAAGCGACGCCATTCATGCGAGTGTCGCCAGCGGCTATGATCATTTATATGCAGCGGCTGCTGTGGTCTCACTTCTGGTGATTGCTGCTATCAGTATTCCGGCTTTCCGCCGGCAAAAGCGTTAA
- the sxzA gene encoding xenosiderophore schizokinen (dihydroxamate) transporter (permease) (Evidence 1a: Function from experimental evidences in the studied strain; PubMedId: 12354229, 15849754, 16672620, 16850406, 19254027; Product type t : transporter): MKLRFGVTAAEKKAWIVFLVLLGLTAAVLIISAGLGQRFIPPWDVAKTFFGAGSKLDELMIMSFRMPRILTALCAGVCLAAAGAILQGLVRNPLASPDIIGITGGAAVAVVLLMMFFSDRSSSLTISLSWLPAAAFIGASAVGLIVYLLAYKNGASTFRLVLIGIGFSMSAQAMTTLLMIKGPIYRASQANVYITGSVYGSNWQHVKIAIILSVILLFICFVALKNMNIQVLGEDIAAGAGSAVQRNRFFLLLLSTALTGCAVSVAGTIGFVGLMAPHIARRLVGSSYGALLPASALIGALLVLTADIVGRTLFAPVEVPAGVFTAAIGAPYFIYLLYKTRNS; the protein is encoded by the coding sequence ATGAAACTTCGTTTTGGCGTTACTGCGGCTGAAAAGAAAGCATGGATCGTCTTTTTGGTTTTACTGGGGTTAACAGCTGCTGTACTCATCATAAGCGCTGGTCTCGGACAAAGGTTTATTCCTCCCTGGGATGTAGCAAAAACATTCTTTGGTGCAGGTTCCAAGCTGGATGAACTGATGATCATGTCGTTCCGCATGCCAAGAATTTTGACGGCTTTATGCGCCGGTGTCTGCTTGGCAGCGGCAGGCGCGATATTGCAGGGGCTCGTCAGAAACCCTCTCGCATCTCCGGATATTATCGGAATAACAGGAGGAGCGGCGGTAGCGGTCGTGCTTTTAATGATGTTCTTCTCAGACCGCAGCAGTTCACTTACGATCAGTCTGTCATGGCTTCCAGCAGCCGCATTTATCGGCGCATCGGCTGTCGGGCTCATCGTCTATTTACTGGCATACAAAAATGGCGCCTCCACATTTCGGCTGGTGCTTATCGGAATCGGATTTTCAATGTCGGCGCAGGCGATGACTACCCTGTTGATGATCAAAGGCCCGATTTACCGAGCATCACAAGCCAATGTGTATATCACTGGGTCAGTTTATGGGTCAAACTGGCAGCATGTAAAAATAGCTATTATCTTATCTGTCATTCTCTTATTCATTTGTTTTGTCGCGCTAAAAAATATGAATATACAGGTGCTGGGTGAAGATATTGCGGCGGGTGCAGGAAGCGCTGTGCAGCGAAATCGTTTTTTCTTGCTCCTTTTGAGTACGGCTCTTACTGGTTGTGCAGTTTCAGTTGCCGGCACAATCGGTTTTGTCGGGCTGATGGCGCCCCATATTGCAAGACGGCTTGTCGGCTCATCTTATGGCGCGCTGCTCCCAGCGTCGGCACTTATTGGAGCTCTGCTCGTTTTAACAGCTGATATCGTCGGCAGAACCTTATTTGCTCCGGTGGAAGTGCCGGCCGGCGTCTTTACAGCGGCTATCGGCGCACCTTATTTTATTTATTTGCTCTATAAAACAAGAAATTCTTAA
- the bstA gene encoding bacillithiol S-transferase (Evidence 1a: Function from experimental evidences in the studied strain; PubMedId: 15581359, 22059487, 24821014, 22720735; Product type e: enzyme), translated as MTSVNLSYPIGEYKPRESISKEQKDKWIQVLEEVPAKLKQAVEVMTDSQLDTPYRDGGWTVRQVVHHLADSHMNSYIRFKLSLTEETPAIRPYDEKAWSELKDSKTADPSGSLALLQELHGRWTALLRTLTDQQFKRGFYHPDTKEIITLENALGLYVWHSHHHIAHITELSRRMGWS; from the coding sequence ATGACATCAGTCAATCTAAGCTACCCAATAGGAGAATACAAGCCGAGGGAATCCATATCGAAGGAGCAAAAAGATAAATGGATTCAAGTACTTGAAGAAGTGCCGGCAAAATTGAAGCAAGCTGTAGAGGTCATGACGGACAGCCAGCTTGACACACCGTACCGGGACGGTGGATGGACCGTTCGGCAAGTTGTTCATCATCTGGCTGACAGTCATATGAACAGCTATATTCGTTTTAAATTGAGCTTGACGGAAGAGACACCGGCTATCCGTCCGTATGATGAAAAAGCATGGTCGGAGCTAAAAGACTCGAAAACGGCAGATCCGAGCGGCTCACTCGCGCTTTTGCAGGAGCTTCACGGAAGATGGACGGCTCTGCTCCGCACCCTGACGGATCAGCAATTTAAGCGCGGATTTTATCACCCTGATACAAAGGAGATCATTACCCTGGAGAACGCGCTCGGCCTGTATGTCTGGCACTCACATCACCATATCGCTCATATTACGGAGCTTTCCAGACGGATGGGGTGGTCTTAA
- the sxzY gene encoding xenosiderophore schizokinen (dihydroxamate) transporter binding lipoprotein (Evidence 1c: Function from experimental evidences in the studied genus; PubMedId: 12354229, 19254027, 24606332; Product type t: transporter) has protein sequence MKKHISMLFVFLMAVMVLSACNSSESSSNSEVSSSKTRTVKHAMGTSDNIPANPKRIVVLTNEGTEALLALGIKPVGAVKSWKGDPWYDYLKDDMKGVKNVGLETEPNVEAIAELKPDLIIGNKVRQEKIYDQLNAIAPTVFAESLAGNWKDNLTLYANAVNKADKGKEVIADFDKRVSDLKNKLGDQTNKTVSVVRFLSGESRIYYTDSFPGIILDQLGFKRPEKQVELFKKQKDQFTFSTDSKESIPDMDADVLFYFTYKADNAKENEKWANQWTSSSLWKNLKAVKSGNAHEVDDVVWTTAGGIKAANYLLDDIETYFLKTK, from the coding sequence ATGAAAAAGCATATCAGCATGCTATTCGTATTTTTAATGGCCGTTATGGTACTTTCTGCCTGTAATAGTTCAGAAAGTTCAAGCAACAGCGAGGTGTCAAGCAGCAAAACAAGAACGGTCAAACATGCAATGGGGACATCAGACAACATCCCCGCCAATCCAAAACGGATTGTTGTTTTAACTAATGAAGGAACAGAGGCGCTCTTAGCGCTTGGCATTAAGCCGGTCGGAGCCGTAAAGTCATGGAAGGGCGACCCGTGGTATGACTATCTGAAAGATGACATGAAAGGTGTTAAAAACGTCGGTCTTGAAACGGAACCGAATGTGGAAGCCATCGCAGAATTAAAGCCTGATTTGATTATTGGAAACAAAGTGCGCCAGGAAAAAATTTATGATCAGTTAAATGCGATTGCGCCGACTGTTTTTGCTGAATCTTTGGCCGGGAACTGGAAGGATAACCTGACTCTATACGCCAACGCGGTGAATAAGGCGGACAAAGGCAAGGAAGTCATTGCCGATTTTGATAAACGTGTTTCTGATTTAAAAAACAAGCTGGGCGACCAGACAAACAAAACCGTTTCAGTCGTACGCTTTTTATCCGGTGAATCAAGAATCTATTATACCGATTCATTTCCTGGGATTATTTTAGACCAGCTTGGCTTCAAACGCCCTGAAAAACAAGTGGAACTGTTTAAGAAACAAAAGGACCAATTTACGTTCTCAACCGACAGTAAAGAATCTATTCCTGATATGGATGCTGATGTGCTGTTTTATTTCACTTATAAAGCCGATAATGCAAAAGAAAATGAAAAATGGGCCAATCAGTGGACAAGCAGTTCACTATGGAAAAACCTGAAGGCCGTGAAGTCAGGTAATGCACATGAAGTCGATGACGTCGTATGGACAACCGCAGGCGGAATTAAAGCCGCAAACTACCTGCTTGATGATATTGAAACCTACTTCTTAAAAACGAAATAA
- the mprF gene encoding phosphatidylglycerol lysyltransferase involved in tRNA-dependent lysinylation of phospholipids (Evidence 1a: Function from experimental evidences in the studied strain; PubMedId: 2139213, 2490162, 12427923, 14702396, 15849754, 16299297, 16850406, 17042784, 19074395, 21306448, 26261323; Product type e : enzyme), with protein MLIKKNALSILKIVFPIAVLLFVIYQSKKELTNLSFKRTLMVINGLERTDLFMLVLIGLLAVAAMSLYDYVLKYSLRLSITNGKVFRVSWIANSFNNVLGFGGLAGVGLRMMFYKEHTKDHKALVKGIAWLTSSMLLGLSVFSIFVAARVLPVDEVIHEKPWLWAVVIGFALILPLSLAVSKIKDRKAGDEENADKVKNPIFAYIGASVVEWLMAGTVIYFALFAMGIHADIRYVFGVFVIAAIGGMISLVPGGFGSFDLLFLLGMEQLGYHQEAIVTSIVLYRLAYSFIPFILGLFFAAGDLTENTMKRLETNPRIAPAIETTNVLLVVQRAVLVRILQGSLSLIVFVAGLIVLASVSLPIDRLTVIPHIPRPALLLFNGLSLSSALILLILPIELYKRTKRSYTMAITALVGGFVFSFLKGLNISAIFVLPMIIVLLVLLKKQFVREQASYTLGQLIFAVALFTVALFNYNLIAGFIWDRMKKVLRHEYFVHSTSHITHATIMAIIIVPLFFLIFTVVYHKRTKPIGEKADPERLAAFLNEKGGNALSHLGFLGDKRFYFSSDGNALLLFGKIARRLVVLGDPSGQRESFPLVLEEFLNEAHQKGFSVLFYQIEREDMALYHDFGYNFFKLGEEAYVDLNTFTLTGKKKAGLRAINNRFEREEYTFHVDHPPFSDAFLEELKQISDEWLGSKKEKGFSLGFFDPSYLQKAPIAYMKNAEGEIVAFANVMPMYQEGEISVDLMRYRGDAPNGIMDALFIRMFLWAKEEGCTSFNMGMAPLANVGTAFTSFWSERFAAVIFNNVRYMYSFSGLRAFKEKYKPEWRGKYLAYRKNRSLSVTMFLVTRLIGKSKKDSV; from the coding sequence TTGCTGATTAAAAAGAATGCTTTATCAATATTAAAAATCGTTTTTCCTATTGCTGTTTTGCTATTTGTTATTTATCAATCGAAAAAAGAACTGACAAATCTGTCATTCAAACGTACGCTCATGGTCATCAACGGACTGGAACGAACGGATTTATTCATGCTTGTGTTGATCGGCTTGCTGGCTGTTGCGGCTATGTCGCTGTATGATTACGTCCTGAAGTACTCACTGCGCCTATCGATCACAAACGGAAAAGTTTTCAGGGTTTCCTGGATCGCCAATTCATTTAATAATGTGTTGGGATTCGGCGGTTTAGCCGGAGTCGGGTTAAGAATGATGTTCTATAAGGAGCATACGAAAGACCATAAGGCACTCGTGAAAGGAATCGCCTGGCTCACATCATCTATGCTGCTCGGATTATCTGTTTTCAGCATTTTCGTTGCTGCGAGAGTGCTGCCAGTTGATGAAGTGATTCATGAGAAGCCTTGGCTGTGGGCGGTCGTTATCGGTTTTGCACTGATATTGCCGTTATCTTTAGCGGTGTCCAAAATAAAAGACCGCAAAGCTGGGGACGAAGAGAATGCGGATAAAGTGAAAAATCCGATTTTCGCATATATTGGAGCTTCAGTTGTTGAATGGCTCATGGCCGGGACCGTCATCTATTTTGCTTTGTTCGCTATGGGCATTCATGCAGATATCAGGTATGTGTTCGGGGTGTTCGTCATTGCGGCGATCGGAGGAATGATCAGCCTCGTGCCGGGCGGCTTCGGCTCGTTTGACCTTTTATTTTTGCTGGGGATGGAGCAGCTTGGCTATCATCAAGAGGCCATCGTTACTTCTATTGTGTTGTACAGGCTCGCCTACTCATTTATCCCATTTATCTTGGGACTGTTCTTTGCCGCCGGCGACCTGACGGAAAATACAATGAAGCGGCTCGAAACGAACCCGCGCATCGCACCGGCAATTGAGACGACAAACGTTCTGCTTGTTGTTCAGCGTGCGGTATTAGTGAGAATTTTGCAAGGCTCGCTTTCCCTTATTGTGTTCGTAGCAGGTCTGATTGTCTTGGCCTCAGTTTCCTTGCCGATTGACAGGCTGACGGTTATACCGCACATTCCGCGCCCGGCGCTTTTGCTGTTCAACGGCCTGTCCTTAAGCTCAGCGCTCATTCTGCTCATTTTGCCGATCGAGCTTTATAAACGGACAAAACGTTCCTACACGATGGCCATTACAGCGCTTGTCGGCGGCTTTGTGTTCAGCTTTTTAAAAGGGCTTAACATCAGCGCGATATTCGTACTGCCGATGATTATCGTATTGCTTGTGCTATTGAAAAAACAATTTGTCCGCGAACAGGCATCCTATACACTGGGACAATTGATATTCGCTGTGGCGCTGTTTACTGTGGCGCTCTTTAACTACAATCTGATCGCGGGCTTTATTTGGGACCGGATGAAGAAGGTGCTGCGTCACGAATATTTCGTCCACAGCACCTCGCATATTACACATGCAACCATCATGGCGATCATCATTGTGCCGCTGTTCTTCTTGATATTTACAGTGGTCTATCATAAGAGAACGAAACCGATCGGAGAGAAAGCTGACCCTGAGCGTCTTGCTGCGTTTCTCAATGAAAAAGGCGGCAACGCGCTGAGCCATCTTGGTTTTCTTGGAGATAAGCGGTTTTATTTTTCTAGCGATGGAAATGCACTGCTTCTGTTTGGGAAAATCGCCAGAAGGCTGGTCGTGCTCGGCGATCCATCTGGCCAAAGAGAATCATTCCCGCTCGTGCTGGAAGAATTTCTGAACGAAGCGCATCAGAAGGGATTCAGTGTTTTGTTCTATCAAATTGAACGAGAGGACATGGCGCTGTATCACGATTTTGGCTACAACTTCTTTAAATTGGGTGAGGAAGCATATGTAGATTTAAATACATTTACCTTGACTGGGAAGAAAAAAGCCGGCCTTCGGGCAATCAATAACCGCTTTGAGCGGGAGGAGTATACTTTCCATGTGGATCATCCCCCATTTTCTGATGCGTTTTTGGAGGAGCTGAAGCAAATCTCAGACGAATGGCTCGGCTCGAAAAAAGAGAAGGGATTCTCGCTCGGATTTTTTGATCCTTCCTATTTACAGAAAGCGCCGATCGCCTATATGAAAAATGCAGAAGGAGAGATCGTTGCATTCGCAAATGTCATGCCGATGTACCAGGAAGGAGAGATATCGGTCGATCTGATGCGCTATCGCGGCGACGCTCCAAATGGCATTATGGACGCATTGTTTATCCGTATGTTTTTATGGGCAAAGGAAGAGGGCTGTACGTCATTTAATATGGGGATGGCACCCTTGGCCAATGTCGGCACTGCCTTTACATCCTTCTGGTCCGAAAGGTTTGCCGCTGTCATTTTTAATAATGTCAGATACATGTACAGTTTCAGCGGCCTAAGAGCCTTTAAAGAAAAATATAAACCGGAGTGGCGAGGGAAATACTTAGCGTATCGGAAAAACAGATCTCTTTCTGTCACCATGTTCCTCGTTACACGTCTGATTGGCAAAAGCAAAAAAGACTCCGTCTAA
- the yfhB gene encoding putative isomerase (Evidence 3: Putative function from multiple computational evidences; Product type e: enzyme) gives MKEAEVLKYEAFTSSPGKGNPAGVVLQGDDYTEDEMQIIAERAGYSETSFIRKSESADLELRYFTPGHEMNLCGHATVASLYALCEKGMLESGKTYSIQTKAGILPVKISEKDGRIHITLEQASPQFKPFTGDRKKLADALGITDEDFHEDLPIVFGSTGIWTAIVPLKSLEASKKMVPDNKQFPEVLVDLPKASVHPFTFETVHPDSDLHGRHFSSPYSGTIEDPVTGTASGVMGAYMKHYGNAEQHKFIIEQGQEIGKDGKVEIEMNEAGGHVKVNMTGTAVYSETRILKI, from the coding sequence ATGAAAGAAGCAGAGGTATTAAAATATGAAGCATTTACAAGCAGTCCCGGCAAAGGAAACCCCGCAGGCGTCGTTTTGCAGGGAGACGATTATACGGAAGACGAGATGCAGATCATAGCTGAACGTGCCGGGTATTCAGAAACCTCCTTTATCCGAAAAAGCGAGTCGGCCGATCTTGAACTCCGTTACTTTACCCCTGGACACGAAATGAATTTGTGCGGTCATGCGACAGTTGCTTCTCTTTACGCATTATGTGAGAAAGGAATGCTGGAGAGCGGTAAAACGTACAGCATCCAAACGAAAGCGGGTATCCTGCCTGTGAAGATTTCTGAAAAAGATGGCCGCATTCATATCACGCTTGAACAGGCCTCTCCGCAATTCAAACCATTTACAGGCGATCGGAAAAAACTTGCGGACGCACTGGGTATCACCGATGAAGATTTTCATGAAGACCTTCCGATTGTGTTTGGCAGCACTGGGATATGGACAGCCATCGTTCCGCTTAAATCATTGGAGGCTTCCAAAAAAATGGTGCCAGATAACAAACAATTTCCGGAAGTGTTAGTTGATCTGCCAAAAGCTTCAGTCCATCCGTTTACCTTTGAAACCGTCCATCCCGACAGCGACCTGCACGGGCGCCACTTTTCATCCCCGTATTCGGGAACGATTGAAGACCCCGTGACCGGCACAGCATCCGGCGTGATGGGGGCTTATATGAAACATTATGGCAATGCCGAGCAGCATAAATTTATCATTGAACAAGGGCAGGAAATTGGAAAAGACGGAAAAGTGGAGATCGAAATGAACGAAGCCGGCGGCCATGTGAAAGTGAACATGACAGGAACAGCCGTTTACTCAGAAACCCGTATTCTTAAAATCTAA
- the sxzZ gene encoding xenosiderophore schizokinen (dihydroxamate) transporter (permease) (Evidence 1a: Function from experimental evidences in the studied strain; PubMedId: 12354229, 15849754, 16672620, 16850406, 19254027; Product type t : transporter) — protein MICKKASSKWIVLVCLIFILLTAVCASVVYGYTGTSWRQVYQAFTSFNGTNEHVIIKDVRLPRALVATVVGASLAAAGALMQALTKNPLASPGIFGINAGAGFFIVAGSFFLHIQSPQALVWSSFLGAAFTAAIVYAAGSLGREGLTPIKLTLAGAAMAAMFSSLTQGLLSVNELELAQVLFWLTGSVQGRSLDLLMTMFPYAAAALVICFFLGQKINLLVMGEDVAKGLGQKTGLLKFVMALCVVMLAGSAVAIAGPISFIGIIIPHFARFVVGNDYRWVLPFSAVLGAILLVCADIGARYIIMPQEVPVGVMTAIIGMPVFVYIARRGAKL, from the coding sequence ATGATCTGCAAAAAGGCATCTTCAAAATGGATTGTGTTAGTATGTCTGATTTTCATTTTACTGACGGCTGTCTGCGCAAGCGTCGTGTATGGCTATACAGGTACGTCATGGAGACAGGTCTATCAGGCGTTTACTTCCTTCAATGGAACAAATGAGCATGTCATCATCAAGGATGTCAGGCTTCCGCGCGCTTTGGTTGCGACAGTCGTCGGCGCCTCGCTTGCAGCCGCGGGCGCTCTCATGCAGGCGCTCACAAAAAATCCGCTTGCGTCACCGGGGATTTTCGGGATTAACGCCGGTGCAGGTTTTTTTATTGTTGCCGGATCGTTTTTTCTGCATATTCAGTCACCTCAGGCATTAGTATGGAGCTCGTTTCTGGGGGCAGCATTTACCGCTGCGATCGTCTATGCAGCAGGCTCGCTTGGGAGGGAAGGGCTGACGCCAATCAAACTGACGCTGGCGGGAGCTGCCATGGCAGCCATGTTTTCTTCTCTGACACAGGGCTTGCTGTCTGTCAACGAACTCGAGCTTGCCCAGGTGCTTTTTTGGCTGACTGGCTCTGTGCAGGGCCGGAGTCTGGATCTGTTGATGACGATGTTTCCATATGCAGCGGCAGCGCTGGTAATCTGCTTCTTTCTCGGCCAAAAAATTAATCTCCTCGTTATGGGAGAAGATGTGGCAAAAGGACTCGGCCAAAAAACAGGCCTGCTGAAATTTGTGATGGCGCTTTGTGTTGTCATGCTTGCAGGGTCCGCTGTCGCCATTGCCGGGCCGATTTCTTTTATCGGCATCATTATTCCGCATTTTGCCCGCTTTGTCGTTGGTAATGATTATCGCTGGGTTCTGCCATTTTCCGCTGTTTTGGGTGCCATTTTGCTTGTTTGCGCGGATATCGGTGCGCGATATATCATTATGCCTCAGGAAGTTCCTGTCGGGGTCATGACCGCCATCATCGGAATGCCTGTGTTTGTGTACATCGCAAGAAGGGGGGCGAAGCTATGA
- the yfiV gene encoding putative transcriptional regulator (MarR family) (Evidence 3: Putative function from multiple computational evidences; PubMedId: 18990441; Product type r: regulator), whose protein sequence is MEYNLHDTTVLNENILSSEEREIWVLYMKVLTSAGLGDVSEWMKLDMSMPQMKVLMLLNNHGTLKVSDIAEKMGASLSNTTGLLDRLEKSGFVKRSHSEEDRRSVVVQLTENAKKIFRGLYEKGHLKLKRSLELLSPEEKQAVYEGLSILSRALENAKKE, encoded by the coding sequence ATGGAATATAATTTACACGATACAACAGTCTTAAACGAAAACATTCTTTCATCGGAGGAACGGGAAATATGGGTGCTCTATATGAAAGTCTTAACGTCCGCCGGGCTCGGTGATGTGTCCGAGTGGATGAAACTGGATATGAGCATGCCGCAAATGAAGGTGCTGATGCTATTAAACAACCATGGAACATTGAAAGTGAGCGACATTGCTGAAAAAATGGGGGCTTCCCTGTCCAATACAACTGGGCTGCTTGACCGGCTTGAAAAATCAGGATTTGTCAAACGCTCACATTCTGAAGAGGACCGCCGCTCTGTAGTTGTTCAGTTGACAGAGAATGCGAAAAAGATTTTCCGGGGTTTGTATGAAAAGGGCCACCTGAAATTGAAGCGTTCATTAGAGCTGCTGTCCCCTGAAGAAAAGCAGGCTGTTTACGAAGGGCTGTCTATCCTTTCAAGAGCATTAGAGAATGCGAAAAAAGAATAA
- the yfhC gene encoding putative oxidoreductase (nitroreductase family) (Evidence 3: Putative function from multiple computational evidences; PubMedId: 12354229, 22287527; Product type e: enzyme): MPQTEQIHQHSVLRDIIRSRRSIRKFKQEPVPSAVILDMLETAKYAPNHRVTEPWRFIYVSSETGKANLINTFAAFSKKSKPDMTEEKLQNFKNTLGRVPGFLLVVFQEDENERARDDDFAATSSLIQNLQLLAWEKGIGMVWKSGKILYDKEVHQAFGLQDNERFAAIIQTGYPDEAPEVKKRTPIRDRFTEM; encoded by the coding sequence ATGCCTCAAACCGAACAAATACATCAGCATTCAGTACTGAGGGACATCATACGCAGCAGAAGATCGATTCGAAAGTTTAAACAAGAGCCAGTACCTTCAGCAGTCATTCTTGACATGCTTGAAACGGCAAAATATGCGCCAAATCACAGAGTGACAGAGCCATGGAGATTTATTTACGTTTCCAGTGAGACAGGTAAAGCGAACCTCATTAATACATTTGCAGCGTTCTCTAAGAAATCCAAGCCGGATATGACAGAGGAAAAGCTTCAAAATTTCAAAAACACACTTGGGCGCGTTCCGGGATTTCTCCTCGTCGTGTTTCAGGAAGATGAAAACGAAAGAGCGCGGGACGACGATTTTGCGGCAACAAGCTCGTTGATTCAAAATCTTCAGCTTCTCGCTTGGGAAAAAGGAATCGGCATGGTTTGGAAAAGCGGAAAAATCCTTTATGACAAAGAAGTCCATCAGGCCTTTGGTTTACAGGATAATGAGCGTTTCGCCGCCATCATACAAACAGGTTATCCTGACGAGGCGCCGGAAGTGAAAAAACGCACACCGATCCGCGACCGATTCACTGAAATGTAA